Proteins from a single region of Nodularia sp. LEGE 06071:
- a CDS encoding CPBP family intramembrane glutamic endopeptidase, translating to MKINLIRLAQRPVPIRLGYFIAALLLLWLPFAVPIYLLVSDSNLVSILTMVVLYVEFIFLLKLWGKNVYQQPRILKQYGLEITQINAVYLLSGLATGIISILVVFGLQGFFGWLVWQQPQVFLLRIIVEGLLVSLGIGFAEELVFRGWLLDELERDYSLNVALWINAVAFAVLHFIKPLEAIIQTLPQFPALVLLGLTQVWGKRWRRGRLGLPIGLHGGLVWGYYIINVGGLIEYSGQVPDWITGVNQNPLQGVMGVVFMGILALWMRWRANTKSQPI from the coding sequence ATGAAAATAAACCTAATTCGTTTAGCCCAACGCCCTGTACCCATCAGGCTGGGTTATTTTATTGCAGCTTTATTACTGCTATGGTTACCCTTTGCTGTCCCGATTTACTTATTAGTTAGTGATTCTAACTTAGTAAGTATCTTGACAATGGTGGTGTTATATGTTGAATTTATTTTTCTCTTGAAGCTATGGGGGAAAAATGTCTATCAGCAACCCCGGATACTCAAGCAATATGGTTTGGAAATCACGCAGATCAACGCTGTATATTTGCTGAGTGGTTTAGCCACTGGGATAATTAGCATTCTTGTAGTATTCGGGCTACAAGGTTTCTTTGGTTGGCTGGTGTGGCAACAACCGCAGGTTTTCTTGCTGAGAATAATTGTTGAGGGTTTACTTGTCTCTTTGGGTATCGGGTTTGCGGAAGAGTTGGTATTTCGAGGTTGGTTACTTGATGAGTTGGAACGGGATTATAGTCTTAATGTGGCACTTTGGATAAATGCTGTGGCCTTTGCGGTCTTGCATTTTATTAAGCCTTTAGAGGCAATTATTCAAACACTACCACAATTTCCAGCTTTAGTATTGCTAGGGTTAACGCAGGTATGGGGAAAGCGTTGGCGTAGGGGACGCTTGGGTTTACCTATTGGTTTGCATGGTGGTTTAGTTTGGGGCTATTACATCATTAATGTTGGGGGATTAATTGAATATTCTGGTCAAGTTCCTGATTGGATAACTGGTGTAAATCAGAATCCTTTACAAGGAGTGATGGGAGTGGTGTTTATGGGTATATTGGCTTTGTGGATGCGGTGGCGAGCAAATACCAAATCTCAACCGATATAA
- a CDS encoding LL-diaminopimelate aminotransferase, with the protein MQPAKRLEKIPPYLFAEINRKREQLVAEGVDIINLALGDPDKQTPAHILQAMHEAIDDASTHNYPPYQGTTEFREAAVNLMERRFGVTGLNPETEVISSIGSKEAIHNTFLAFVEAGDYTLIPDPGYPVYQTATIFAGGEPYTMPLKAENNYLPDLNTIPEEIARKAKLLWINYPNNPTGALASLEFFEELVAFCKQYNILLCHDHAYSEMAYDGYKPPSVLQVPGAKDVAIEFHSLSKSYNMTGWRIGFVVGNAIGIQALRQVKTNVDSGVFKAIQKAAIAAYSTSEAELQSLMSVYQKRRDIIVQGLQSLGWPIAPPKATLYVWVPVPPGYSSTEFVSLLLDKCGIMVPPGNGYGAAGEGFFRIALTIPDERMHEAIQRLRDAGIRYA; encoded by the coding sequence ATGCAGCCCGCTAAACGTTTAGAAAAAATTCCTCCCTATTTGTTTGCTGAAATTAACCGCAAGCGGGAACAACTTGTGGCTGAGGGAGTTGATATCATTAATCTGGCACTGGGCGATCCAGATAAACAGACTCCGGCTCATATTCTTCAAGCCATGCATGAAGCAATTGATGATGCTTCCACCCATAACTACCCACCTTATCAGGGGACGACAGAATTCCGGGAGGCGGCGGTTAATTTAATGGAACGTCGGTTTGGGGTAACAGGGTTAAATCCAGAGACAGAAGTTATCTCTTCCATTGGTTCCAAAGAAGCAATACACAACACCTTCTTAGCTTTTGTCGAAGCGGGAGACTATACCCTCATCCCAGATCCTGGTTATCCTGTGTATCAGACTGCGACAATTTTCGCTGGTGGTGAACCTTATACCATGCCTTTGAAGGCAGAAAACAATTATTTACCTGATTTAAATACGATTCCTGAAGAAATTGCCCGTAAAGCCAAATTATTGTGGATTAATTATCCGAATAATCCCACTGGAGCCTTAGCCAGCTTAGAATTTTTTGAAGAACTGGTAGCTTTCTGCAAGCAGTATAATATTTTGCTATGTCATGACCATGCTTACTCAGAGATGGCTTATGATGGCTATAAACCGCCGAGTGTCCTGCAAGTTCCTGGTGCAAAAGATGTAGCCATTGAGTTTCACAGTTTGTCTAAGTCGTATAACATGACAGGCTGGCGCATTGGCTTTGTAGTTGGTAACGCCATTGGTATTCAAGCTTTGAGACAGGTGAAAACCAACGTCGATTCTGGAGTATTTAAGGCAATTCAAAAAGCCGCGATCGCAGCTTATTCTACCAGTGAAGCAGAACTGCAATCTCTCATGTCAGTTTACCAAAAGCGTCGCGACATTATTGTGCAAGGATTACAATCCCTGGGCTGGCCAATTGCACCGCCGAAAGCTACACTTTACGTCTGGGTTCCTGTACCTCCAGGATATTCTTCCACAGAATTTGTCTCCCTTTTACTTGACAAATGTGGCATTATGGTTCCTCCGGGTAATGGTTATGGTGCAGCCGGCGAAGGTTTTTTCCGAATTGCCCTCACAATTCCCGATGAGCGGATGCATGAAGCCATTCAACGCCTCAGAGATGCTGGTATTCGTTACGCTTGA
- a CDS encoding GNAT family N-acetyltransferase: MFYSARIDKTKIIKFQYFKKVANGTLKRFFIMDQVFEQISSVILRAGRPDDALPCGTILYEGLRVVAEQHGFLPDFPSAEFGADMLSELLADPTVYAVVAEAEDGRIIGSNCLWEGDTIAGIGPTTVDPAAQNRSVGRRLMENVLQRVQEKRCAGVRLVQAAHNSCSLALYTKLGFEVRESLADLRGQPLGLKIPGRTVRPATEADLAACNQLCDRIHGHNRAGELKGAVGRGTAMLVECDGRVSGYASEIGFFGHAVGENNEDLKALIGAAPASDEFGFYVPMRNADLFRWCLNHGLRVTQTATLMSLGLYNEPAGAFLPSALY; this comes from the coding sequence TTGTTCTATTCCGCAAGAATTGACAAGACAAAAATCATTAAATTTCAGTATTTTAAAAAAGTTGCTAACGGAACACTTAAAAGGTTTTTCATCATGGATCAAGTATTTGAACAAATATCTTCGGTGATCTTGCGTGCGGGACGGCCCGACGACGCACTCCCCTGTGGCACTATTTTGTATGAAGGGTTACGTGTTGTTGCGGAACAGCACGGCTTCCTACCCGACTTTCCTTCTGCGGAGTTTGGGGCGGATATGTTGAGCGAATTGTTGGCAGACCCGACGGTTTATGCGGTCGTGGCTGAGGCTGAGGATGGGCGCATCATCGGCAGCAACTGTTTGTGGGAAGGTGACACTATCGCCGGAATCGGCCCCACTACAGTAGACCCCGCAGCGCAAAACAGGTCGGTTGGTCGCCGCCTGATGGAAAATGTTTTACAGAGGGTACAGGAAAAACGGTGCGCCGGTGTGCGGCTTGTTCAGGCCGCGCATAACAGCTGTTCCCTTGCCCTGTATACAAAACTCGGCTTCGAGGTGCGCGAGTCACTGGCAGACCTGCGAGGACAACCCCTCGGCTTGAAGATACCCGGCCGCACCGTTCGTCCGGCGACTGAGGCCGACCTTGCTGCGTGTAATCAACTTTGCGATCGCATTCATGGTCATAACCGGGCGGGCGAACTAAAGGGTGCTGTCGGGCGGGGTACGGCAATGCTGGTCGAGTGTGATGGGCGCGTATCAGGCTACGCCAGTGAAATTGGCTTCTTCGGCCACGCTGTTGGCGAAAACAATGAGGACTTAAAGGCACTAATTGGAGCGGCTCCAGCGTCCGATGAGTTTGGCTTCTATGTTCCGATGCGTAACGCCGACCTGTTCCGTTGGTGTTTGAATCATGGCTTGCGTGTCACCCAGACCGCAACGTTGATGAGCCTCGGCCTGTATAACGAACCGGCAGGGGCTTTTCTACCCTCCGCCCTGTATTAA
- the clpS gene encoding ATP-dependent Clp protease adapter ClpS, with protein sequence MSVETIEKPSTSRKLAPRYRVLIHNDDYNSMEHVVQSLLTTVPSLTQPQAVSIMMEAHTNGLALVITCEQEHAEFYCETLKGHGLSSTIEPEE encoded by the coding sequence GTGTCAGTCGAAACTATTGAAAAGCCTTCCACGTCCCGCAAGCTCGCGCCTCGCTATCGGGTTTTGATCCATAATGACGACTATAATTCTATGGAACACGTGGTGCAGTCACTATTAACCACAGTACCGAGTCTTACCCAGCCTCAAGCTGTGAGCATTATGATGGAAGCCCATACTAATGGTCTAGCTTTAGTCATTACTTGTGAGCAAGAACACGCTGAGTTTTATTGCGAAACATTAAAAGGTCATGGTTTAAGCAGCACAATTGAACCTGAAGAATAA
- a CDS encoding Rne/Rng family ribonuclease, with amino-acid sequence MPKQIIIAEQYQIAAVFSEDQIQELVVATGHHQIGDVYLGVVENVLPGIDAAFVNIGDPERNGFIHVTDLGPLKLKRTAAAITELLAPQQKVLVQVMKEPTGSKGPRLTGNITSPGRYVVLMPYGRGVNLSRRIKSESERNRLRALAILIKPAGMGLLVRTEAEGKPEEAIIEDLEVLQKQWEAIQQEAHSTRAPALLNRDDDFIQRVLRDMYGADVNRIVVDSSTGLKRVKHYLQNWSGGQTPQGVLIDHHRDRSPILEYFRISAAIKEALKPRVDLPSGGYIIIEPTEALTVVDVNSGSFTRSATARETVLWTNCEAATEIARQLRLRNIAGVIVVDFIDMESRRDQLQVLEHFNKALKADKARPQIAQLTELGLVELTRKRQGQNIYELFGHTCPTCGGLGHIMHLPGESEVRSPTTADLADRSDFGYTQSKVSLPQKEPRLPIARISEPREAYDSFGEVFDGDGDISPLDLINHPSYQEPGDNKRRQRIRRSRTGINGANLKDESGVTPLPLGFDNEPVLDSDAEVELRLRSVPELERASPEIPSPTLGKSGWQERAERTKVTKVEPVKPVVEPPEIRSVEMTLEEQDVFALMGVSPLVKLDQEVKSSKSVIINIIGPDAVRTKPNETSSGSTAVKTLDAEVKTSQVELELKPLSIVEGNAVEGNLVEVVKNTTESIRREPEPEDPPTASIRPEPEPGDPENHISPGNRRRRRRSSALESDSSTGEDN; translated from the coding sequence ATGCCAAAGCAAATTATCATAGCTGAACAGTATCAAATTGCTGCCGTCTTTTCGGAAGATCAAATCCAAGAACTCGTCGTCGCTACTGGTCATCACCAAATCGGTGATGTCTATTTGGGTGTAGTAGAAAATGTATTACCTGGAATAGATGCAGCCTTTGTGAATATCGGCGACCCAGAGCGCAACGGCTTTATTCATGTTACAGACTTGGGGCCATTGAAGCTGAAGCGGACCGCCGCCGCCATTACCGAACTATTAGCACCACAGCAAAAAGTCCTAGTCCAGGTAATGAAAGAGCCAACAGGGTCAAAAGGTCCCAGGCTCACCGGGAATATTACCTCACCAGGGCGCTATGTCGTGCTGATGCCTTATGGTAGGGGTGTAAATTTATCCAGACGGATTAAAAGTGAAAGTGAGCGCAACCGGTTGCGCGCCTTAGCGATTTTGATTAAACCCGCCGGTATGGGTCTGCTCGTGCGTACCGAAGCCGAAGGCAAACCAGAAGAAGCGATTATCGAAGATTTGGAAGTGCTGCAAAAGCAATGGGAAGCCATTCAGCAAGAAGCTCATTCCACTCGTGCGCCCGCCCTCTTAAATCGAGATGATGATTTTATCCAGCGTGTCCTGCGGGATATGTACGGTGCCGATGTGAATCGGATTGTCGTCGATTCTAGTACGGGTTTGAAACGAGTCAAACATTATTTGCAGAACTGGAGTGGAGGTCAAACTCCCCAAGGTGTGTTGATTGATCATCACCGCGATCGCTCACCTATATTAGAGTATTTCCGCATCAGTGCCGCCATCAAAGAAGCCCTCAAGCCGAGAGTAGATTTACCTTCTGGCGGTTATATTATCATTGAACCCACAGAAGCATTGACAGTTGTCGATGTCAACTCTGGTTCCTTCACCCGCTCGGCCACCGCCAGAGAAACAGTTCTGTGGACTAACTGCGAAGCCGCAACAGAAATTGCTCGTCAGTTACGTCTGCGAAATATTGCCGGAGTCATAGTCGTTGACTTCATTGATATGGAATCGCGGCGTGACCAATTGCAAGTCCTAGAACACTTTAATAAAGCACTGAAAGCCGACAAAGCTCGTCCTCAGATTGCTCAATTAACCGAATTAGGTCTAGTAGAACTGACCCGTAAGCGCCAAGGACAAAATATTTACGAATTGTTTGGTCATACTTGCCCAACTTGTGGTGGATTGGGACATATTATGCATCTGCCTGGAGAATCGGAAGTGCGATCGCCAACCACAGCAGATTTAGCCGACCGTTCTGACTTTGGCTACACTCAGTCCAAGGTATCATTGCCTCAGAAAGAACCACGTCTGCCAATAGCTCGAATCAGCGAACCACGAGAAGCATACGATAGTTTTGGGGAAGTCTTTGATGGTGATGGTGACATCAGTCCCTTGGATTTAATAAATCATCCCAGCTATCAAGAACCAGGAGACAACAAGCGTCGTCAACGCATCCGTCGGAGTCGGACTGGTATCAATGGAGCCAACCTCAAGGATGAAAGTGGGGTTACGCCTCTGCCACTAGGTTTTGACAACGAGCCAGTTTTGGACTCCGATGCTGAGGTGGAACTGCGGCTGCGTTCAGTCCCAGAACTGGAAAGAGCTAGTCCAGAAATTCCCTCCCCCACCCTGGGTAAATCCGGTTGGCAGGAAAGGGCAGAACGAACTAAAGTGACCAAAGTCGAGCCTGTCAAACCCGTAGTCGAGCCACCGGAGATTAGAAGCGTGGAAATGACTCTAGAGGAACAAGACGTGTTCGCATTGATGGGAGTTTCTCCTTTAGTGAAATTAGATCAAGAGGTTAAAAGTTCCAAGTCTGTAATTATTAATATTATTGGCCCCGATGCTGTGAGAACTAAACCAAATGAAACTAGTTCAGGTTCCACCGCCGTCAAAACCCTCGATGCTGAAGTGAAGACTTCACAGGTAGAGCTAGAATTGAAACCCCTGAGCATAGTCGAAGGAAACGCAGTCGAAGGAAACCTCGTGGAAGTGGTGAAAAATACTACCGAATCCATCAGACGCGAACCCGAACCTGAAGACCCTCCTACCGCATCCATCAGACCCGAACCCGAACCCGGGGATCCAGAAAACCATATTTCTCCTGGTAACCGTCGCCGCCGCCGTCGTTCTTCAGCTCTAGAGTCTGATTCTTCTACCGGAGAGGATAATTAA
- a CDS encoding TIGR03960 family B12-binding radical SAM protein, whose protein sequence is MAVAVEKLITPDILKPARYLGNEHLAVHKPWDTATIRWALTYPEVYEVGSSNLGHIILYNILNAQPQQLCDRSYLPGADLAAKLRTTNTPLFAVESKRSLREFDILGFSLSYELGATNILEMLDLAEIPLTWLERAEGNYPLIFAGGQTATSNPEPYADFFDFFALGDGEELLPEIGLVLAEGKQAKLNREKLLLDLAQIPGVYVPQFYDMATDGSVHPSRPDVPKRILRRVATPIPAYSIGLVPYVETVHDRLTLEIRRGCTRGCRFCQPGMLTRPARDVEPDQVVTAIEAGMRATGYNEFSLLSLSCSDYLSLPAVGMEIKNRLKNENISLTLPSQRVDRFDENIANILGGTRQGGLTFAPEAGTQRMRDIVNKGLTNEELLRGVKTAWSQGWDKIKLYFMIGLPGETDPDVVGIAETVSWLQQECRGRGRKPLNFNLTISNFTPKPHTPFQWHSVSTSEFKRKQNLLRQEFRRIRGVKVNFTDVRISAMEDFVGRGDRTLGKVVRRAWELGAGMDSWYENLDAAYGAWETAIAEAGLHWKYRLVEEAGEQGAGSGGDSLNQPLPWDHIDTGIDKKWLQEDLKRALEAAIVPDCSFEGCSHCGVCGTDFGHNVVIPPPAIPEFAGNFVPNTTKAQRLRVCFGKQGTMALVSHLDLMRLFDRVIRRASLPIAFTGGFHPGPRIVIASALALGATSSGEIVDFELTESVEVETFRQRLVQELPTDIPIYDVSTIDLKSTAANQVMEAADYSITVATSASVTPAQWQNWIDTIKAKEELWWQKTSKSGKQTLINLRSRLFELDFLESLQTSVAESTVVLRYLGSCRPDGVILRPEHILSMLEMVAEEEFQLLHIHRNQLILGV, encoded by the coding sequence GTGGCTGTTGCAGTCGAAAAATTAATCACACCGGATATTTTAAAGCCCGCACGTTACTTGGGTAACGAGCATTTAGCGGTACATAAACCTTGGGATACGGCAACAATACGCTGGGCGCTAACCTACCCAGAAGTATATGAAGTCGGATCTTCCAACCTTGGGCATATCATTCTTTATAACATTTTGAATGCCCAGCCTCAGCAGTTATGCGATCGCTCTTATCTACCAGGTGCTGACCTGGCGGCTAAATTGCGGACTACTAATACACCCCTGTTTGCCGTAGAATCGAAGCGATCGCTCAGAGAATTTGACATCTTGGGTTTTAGTCTCAGTTACGAACTGGGAGCTACTAATATCCTAGAAATGTTAGACCTGGCAGAAATTCCCCTCACATGGCTTGAAAGAGCCGAGGGTAACTACCCGTTAATTTTTGCCGGAGGACAGACAGCAACATCAAACCCTGAACCATACGCCGATTTCTTTGACTTTTTCGCCCTCGGAGATGGGGAAGAATTACTCCCAGAAATTGGTTTAGTCTTGGCAGAAGGCAAACAAGCAAAACTGAATCGGGAAAAATTGCTCCTGGATTTAGCACAGATACCAGGCGTATATGTCCCTCAGTTTTACGATATGGCCACCGATGGCTCAGTTCATCCTTCCCGCCCAGATGTGCCAAAACGGATTCTGCGCCGGGTCGCCACCCCCATCCCCGCTTATTCTATCGGCCTAGTTCCCTATGTCGAGACCGTCCATGACCGCCTGACACTGGAAATTCGCCGGGGTTGTACTCGCGGTTGTCGCTTTTGTCAACCAGGAATGCTGACTCGTCCAGCTAGGGATGTAGAACCAGATCAGGTAGTCACAGCCATTGAAGCCGGAATGCGCGCCACCGGTTACAACGAGTTTTCGTTGTTATCGCTGAGTTGTTCTGATTATTTGTCCTTACCAGCAGTAGGGATGGAAATCAAAAATCGGTTAAAAAACGAAAATATTTCCCTAACTCTTCCCAGTCAACGGGTAGATAGATTTGACGAAAATATTGCCAATATTCTTGGCGGCACACGGCAGGGGGGATTGACTTTTGCCCCAGAAGCCGGCACCCAAAGAATGCGGGACATTGTAAATAAGGGCTTAACTAATGAAGAATTACTCAGAGGTGTAAAAACTGCCTGGTCACAAGGTTGGGATAAAATCAAGTTATATTTCATGATTGGCTTGCCTGGTGAAACTGATCCTGATGTTGTCGGCATTGCAGAAACAGTTAGCTGGCTACAACAAGAGTGTCGGGGTAGAGGTAGAAAACCTTTAAACTTTAACTTGACAATTTCTAACTTTACACCCAAGCCCCATACGCCTTTTCAGTGGCATTCAGTGTCTACCAGCGAGTTCAAACGTAAACAAAATTTACTCAGGCAAGAATTCCGCCGCATCAGGGGTGTCAAAGTCAATTTTACCGATGTCCGCATTTCCGCAATGGAAGACTTTGTGGGTAGAGGCGATCGCACTTTAGGAAAAGTCGTCCGTCGCGCTTGGGAATTGGGAGCCGGCATGGATTCCTGGTATGAAAATTTAGATGCCGCCTATGGTGCTTGGGAGACAGCCATCGCCGAAGCTGGTTTACATTGGAAATACCGTCTAGTAGAAGAAGCAGGGGAGCAGGGAGCAGGGAGCGGGGGAGATTCGTTAAATCAACCTTTACCTTGGGACCACATTGACACTGGTATCGATAAAAAATGGCTCCAAGAAGACTTAAAACGTGCCTTGGAAGCCGCCATAGTACCTGATTGCTCATTTGAAGGTTGCTCTCACTGCGGTGTCTGCGGCACCGACTTTGGACATAATGTGGTGATTCCGCCGCCAGCCATACCAGAGTTTGCCGGGAATTTTGTGCCTAATACCACCAAAGCCCAAAGATTGCGTGTCTGCTTTGGCAAGCAAGGAACAATGGCACTGGTGAGTCACTTGGATTTGATGCGTCTGTTTGATCGAGTCATTCGCAGAGCCAGTTTACCAATTGCTTTCACAGGTGGTTTTCATCCTGGGCCGCGAATTGTGATCGCTTCTGCCTTAGCTCTAGGAGCTACCAGCAGTGGGGAAATTGTAGATTTTGAATTAACTGAGTCTGTGGAAGTTGAAACCTTCCGCCAACGACTCGTTCAGGAACTGCCCACAGATATCCCCATCTATGATGTTAGTACAATAGATTTAAAATCTACAGCAGCTAACCAAGTCATGGAAGCAGCAGATTATTCAATCACAGTGGCAACATCCGCATCCGTTACCCCTGCACAATGGCAAAACTGGATTGATACAATCAAAGCCAAAGAAGAGCTTTGGTGGCAGAAAACAAGCAAGTCAGGCAAGCAGACCTTAATAAATCTGCGATCGCGCTTATTTGAATTGGATTTCCTAGAGAGCCTCCAGACCAGTGTTGCAGAATCTACAGTTGTCCTGCGCTATCTAGGTAGTTGTCGCCCTGATGGTGTGATATTGCGTCCTGAACACATCCTGTCCATGCTGGAAATGGTCGCAGAGGAAGAATTTCAACTTCTGCACATCCACCGCAATCAGCTAATTTTAGGAGTATAA